One window from the genome of Micromonospora aurantiaca ATCC 27029 encodes:
- a CDS encoding PspC domain-containing protein has protein sequence MSRKLVRPRQGRMIAGVCAGLGQRFGMSAGMVRLLFLLSLLLPGTQVIVYLILWILMPNEDRYLATR, from the coding sequence ATGAGTCGCAAACTGGTCCGGCCCCGCCAGGGGCGCATGATCGCCGGTGTCTGCGCCGGCCTGGGGCAGCGGTTCGGCATGTCGGCCGGCATGGTCCGGCTGCTGTTCCTGCTGTCGCTGCTGCTGCCCGGCACGCAGGTGATCGTCTACCTGATCCTGTGGATCCTGATGCCGAACGAGGACCGCTACCTCGCCACCCGCTGA
- a CDS encoding L-serine ammonia-lyase, with product MISVFDLFSVGIGPSSSHTVGPMRAARTFVAGLKADGMLADVARVRAELFGSLGATGHGHGSDRAVLLGLEGEVPETVDTDSVGPRVERIRTQRRLDLFGSQGVDFDPDTDLVLHRRRSLPYHPNGMTFAAYDAAGGEVRTRTYYSVGGGFVVDEAAAGADRIKADSTRVRHPFLTGAELLTVTSETGLSISEVMLANEVSWRSEADVRAGLLEIWRVMRECVENGCTRDGVLPGGLKVRRRAAEMRRSLEAETGSQDPLRAMDWVTLFALAVNEENAAGGRVVTAPTNGAAGIIPAVLHYYTRFVPGASEEGVVRFLLAAGAIGVLFKENASISGAEVGCQGEVGSACSMAAAGLAEALGGTPEQVENAAEIGMEHNLGLTCDPVGGLVQIPCIERNAVASIKAITAARLALRGDGVHHVSLDKVIKTMRETGADMKVKYKETARGGLAVNVIEC from the coding sequence ATGATCAGTGTTTTCGATCTTTTCAGCGTCGGTATCGGGCCGTCCAGCTCGCACACCGTCGGGCCGATGCGGGCCGCCCGTACGTTCGTGGCGGGTCTGAAGGCCGACGGGATGCTCGCCGATGTGGCGCGGGTACGGGCGGAGCTGTTCGGCTCGCTCGGCGCGACCGGCCACGGGCACGGCAGTGACCGGGCGGTGCTGCTGGGGCTGGAGGGTGAGGTCCCGGAGACCGTCGACACGGACTCGGTCGGGCCGCGGGTGGAGCGGATCCGTACGCAGCGGCGGCTCGACCTGTTCGGCAGTCAGGGGGTCGACTTCGATCCGGACACGGATCTGGTGCTGCATCGTCGGCGCTCGTTGCCGTATCACCCGAACGGGATGACGTTCGCGGCGTACGACGCGGCCGGGGGCGAGGTGCGGACGCGCACGTACTACTCGGTCGGTGGCGGGTTCGTGGTGGACGAGGCGGCGGCCGGGGCGGACCGGATCAAGGCGGACAGCACCCGGGTACGGCACCCGTTCCTGACCGGCGCGGAGCTGCTGACCGTCACCTCGGAGACCGGGCTGTCGATCAGTGAGGTGATGCTCGCCAACGAGGTGTCCTGGCGCAGCGAGGCGGACGTGCGCGCCGGGCTGCTGGAGATCTGGCGGGTGATGCGCGAGTGCGTGGAGAACGGCTGCACCCGTGACGGCGTACTCCCGGGTGGGTTGAAGGTCCGGCGGCGCGCGGCGGAGATGCGGCGCAGCCTGGAGGCGGAGACCGGCAGCCAGGATCCGCTGCGCGCGATGGACTGGGTGACGTTGTTCGCGCTGGCGGTCAACGAGGAGAACGCGGCCGGCGGGCGGGTGGTCACCGCGCCGACGAATGGTGCCGCCGGGATCATCCCGGCTGTACTGCACTACTACACCCGGTTCGTGCCGGGTGCCTCCGAGGAGGGCGTGGTCCGGTTTCTGCTGGCGGCGGGCGCGATCGGTGTGTTGTTCAAGGAGAACGCGTCGATCTCCGGGGCCGAGGTGGGCTGTCAGGGTGAGGTGGGTTCGGCGTGCTCGATGGCGGCGGCCGGGCTGGCCGAGGCGCTGGGCGGTACGCCGGAGCAGGTGGAGAACGCCGCCGAGATCGGCATGGAGCACAACCTGGGGCTGACCTGCGATCCGGTGGGTGGCCTGGTGCAGATTCCGTGCATCGAGCGCAACGCGGTGGCGAGCATCAAGGCGATCACCGCGGCCCGGCTGGCGTTGCGCGGCGACGGGGTGCACCACGTGTCGCTGGACAAGGTCATCAAGACCATGCGGGAGACCGGCGCGGACATGAAGGTCAAGTACAAGGAGACCGCGCGGGGCGGGCTCGCCGTCAACGTGATCGAGTGCTGA
- a CDS encoding ABC transporter permease has translation MTSGVAALWSARTSLRILVRRDLAVKYQQSVLGYFWSLIEPLGMGLIYWFVFGVLYSGATRRHLGEAAGSYPLFLITGIFAWMWASSALTEAANALTGQSRLITTMNLPRPIFPIGRVAGRFAEYLAGLPILAAVAAIYASQGKIRPGWSLLALPLAVAVQFVLLVGLALLLSAGNVLMRDIERTMRLVIRLLFYATPIIYPLDLVRESGMPAWLKIGYELNPLVGIFQLHHAVWYPDEFPDARLLTITVTGSVLVLALGWWAFHRLEPAVLKEL, from the coding sequence GTGACGTCAGGCGTCGCGGCGCTCTGGTCCGCCCGCACCTCGCTGCGCATCCTGGTCCGCCGGGATCTCGCGGTGAAGTACCAGCAGTCGGTGCTGGGCTACTTCTGGTCGCTGATCGAGCCGCTCGGCATGGGCCTGATCTACTGGTTCGTCTTCGGCGTGCTCTATTCCGGCGCGACCCGGCGGCACCTCGGCGAGGCGGCCGGGTCGTACCCGCTGTTCCTGATCACCGGGATCTTCGCCTGGATGTGGGCGAGTTCGGCGCTGACCGAGGCCGCGAACGCGCTCACCGGGCAGTCCCGGCTGATCACCACGATGAACCTGCCCCGGCCGATCTTCCCGATCGGGCGGGTCGCCGGACGGTTCGCCGAGTACCTGGCCGGGTTGCCGATCCTGGCCGCCGTCGCGGCGATCTACGCGAGCCAGGGGAAGATCCGCCCCGGCTGGAGCCTGCTCGCCCTGCCGCTGGCGGTGGCGGTGCAGTTCGTGCTGCTGGTGGGCCTGGCGCTGCTGCTGTCGGCGGGCAACGTGCTGATGCGCGACATCGAACGCACGATGCGGCTGGTCATCCGGCTGCTGTTCTACGCGACGCCGATCATCTACCCGCTCGACCTGGTGCGGGAATCGGGCATGCCCGCCTGGCTCAAGATCGGGTACGAGCTGAACCCGCTGGTCGGGATCTTCCAGCTGCACCACGCGGTCTGGTATCCGGACGAGTTCCCTGATGCCCGGCTGCTCACCATCACGGTGACCGGCAGTGTGCTGGTGCTGGCGCTCGGCTGGTGGGCGTTCCACCGCCTCGAACCGGCAGTGCTGAAGGAACTCTGA
- a CDS encoding ABC transporter ATP-binding protein, producing MAPIIEADGLGIRFVRNRRRQLRLRELIVHRGARDPDAGRFWPLRDLSFRVEPGETVGVVGRNGTGKSTLLRLIAGVLIPDEGSIRVHGRVAPLLELSAGFSGDLTGRENLYLVGGLHGLSSAYLREHFDEIVSFAGEQVERAIDTSVRHYSSGMKVRLGFAVIAHLPHPVLLVDEVTAVGDAEFRAKCYATIERLLAEGRTLVLVSHNDKDLTRFCRRGLYLDAGRLIVDGTIDEALAAYADAAKR from the coding sequence ATGGCCCCGATCATCGAGGCGGACGGGCTCGGCATCCGGTTCGTCCGCAACCGGCGCCGTCAGCTACGGCTGCGGGAGCTGATCGTGCACCGGGGCGCCCGCGACCCGGACGCGGGCCGGTTCTGGCCGCTGCGTGACCTGTCGTTCCGGGTCGAGCCGGGCGAGACGGTGGGCGTGGTGGGCCGCAACGGCACCGGCAAGAGCACACTGCTGCGGCTGATCGCCGGCGTGCTCATCCCGGACGAGGGCTCGATCCGCGTGCACGGCCGGGTGGCGCCGCTGCTCGAACTGTCCGCCGGGTTCTCCGGCGACCTGACCGGCCGGGAGAACCTCTACCTGGTGGGCGGGCTGCACGGGCTGTCGTCGGCGTACCTGCGGGAGCACTTCGACGAGATCGTCTCGTTCGCCGGTGAGCAGGTGGAACGCGCCATCGACACGTCGGTGCGGCACTACTCGTCGGGGATGAAGGTGCGGCTGGGGTTCGCGGTGATCGCGCACCTGCCGCACCCGGTGCTGCTTGTGGACGAGGTGACAGCGGTCGGGGACGCGGAGTTCCGCGCGAAGTGCTATGCGACCATCGAGCGACTTCTCGCGGAAGGGCGCACGCTGGTGCTGGTGTCACACAACGACAAGGACCTCACCCGGTTCTGCCGTCGGGGGCTCTACCTCGACGCCGGACGGCTGATCGTCGACGGGACGATTGACGAGGCGCTGGCCGCCTACGCCGACGCGGCGAAGCGGTGA
- a CDS encoding DUF5941 domain-containing protein encodes MTLAIVLAADPAAGHLTERLAAQWRRAGADDVRIAADLTELADLVAAASGPVLVSGADLVAHTAVLKHLATSPVGPTVALVLTDPPAPGQATVREERGQVVEVGAAEASGVFGGALRVGAADLPALAEAARRAAGGGPLGAVDRLVADLAAGGTLIFAHRVRLLVAHRVGDEAQRVAAESAVAAVDEDRAELKLSVKERDDFFTTFFVSTWSPYVTKAAARIGIGPTGVTMVSVAFAVAAAVLFGAGGRPALVAGAVLLYLGFVLDCVDGQLARYTRHFSAWGGWLDTMADRFKEYVVYAGLGFGATHAGFRYGWALALAAMTLQTVRHMTDTWYGALHDEAARRPKVVSADAGGIGGKLNAASTRVQADTGSVSYWLKRTVVFPIGERWALIAIAAALFGPLVALVAVLVWGTLAFAYTGGLRTLRARWMRVPVLTTVDAGLHRDDGLLVRTLPTARRPLLLAVLGALGAAGTLVWALLAVHGGGDLPVFVPVLALVLLLGAAQASRAPHDGSLDWLVPAALRAAEYLFAIAVGVAGRAPAWLIFGYVLVLTLLHYDLTARLEKRQSAPPLHAATLGWPGRSLLLAIGLIAGYASIALATIGAYLLVVFVASVVLAWVVLPARARGGVRSPG; translated from the coding sequence GTGACGCTCGCGATCGTGCTCGCCGCCGACCCGGCGGCGGGCCACCTCACCGAACGCCTGGCCGCGCAGTGGCGGCGGGCCGGGGCGGACGACGTTCGCATCGCCGCCGACCTGACCGAGCTGGCCGATCTGGTGGCCGCCGCGTCCGGCCCGGTGCTGGTCAGCGGCGCTGACCTGGTGGCGCACACCGCCGTACTCAAGCATCTCGCGACCAGCCCGGTGGGGCCGACGGTGGCGCTGGTGCTCACCGATCCGCCCGCTCCTGGGCAGGCCACCGTGCGTGAGGAGCGTGGGCAGGTGGTCGAGGTCGGCGCCGCCGAGGCGAGCGGCGTGTTCGGCGGCGCGCTGCGGGTGGGCGCGGCGGACCTGCCGGCGCTCGCCGAGGCCGCCCGCCGCGCCGCGGGCGGCGGGCCGCTGGGCGCGGTGGACCGGCTCGTGGCCGACCTCGCCGCCGGGGGCACACTGATCTTCGCCCATCGGGTACGTCTGCTCGTGGCGCACCGGGTCGGCGACGAGGCGCAGCGGGTGGCGGCCGAGTCGGCGGTGGCCGCCGTCGACGAGGACCGCGCCGAGTTGAAGCTGTCGGTGAAGGAGCGGGACGACTTCTTCACCACGTTCTTCGTCAGCACCTGGTCCCCGTACGTCACGAAGGCGGCGGCCCGGATCGGGATCGGCCCGACCGGGGTCACCATGGTCTCGGTGGCGTTCGCGGTGGCCGCGGCGGTGCTGTTCGGCGCCGGTGGACGGCCCGCGCTGGTGGCCGGCGCGGTCCTGCTCTACCTGGGTTTCGTGCTCGACTGCGTGGACGGGCAGCTCGCCCGCTACACCCGGCACTTCAGCGCCTGGGGCGGCTGGCTGGACACGATGGCCGACCGGTTCAAGGAGTACGTGGTCTACGCCGGTCTCGGCTTCGGCGCCACGCACGCCGGGTTCCGGTACGGCTGGGCGCTGGCGCTCGCCGCGATGACGTTGCAGACAGTGCGGCACATGACGGACACGTGGTACGGCGCGCTGCACGACGAGGCGGCCCGGCGGCCGAAGGTGGTGAGCGCCGACGCGGGCGGCATCGGCGGGAAGCTGAACGCCGCGTCGACGCGGGTGCAGGCGGACACGGGCTCGGTGTCGTACTGGCTGAAGCGCACAGTGGTGTTCCCGATCGGTGAGCGGTGGGCGCTGATCGCGATCGCCGCCGCGCTGTTCGGGCCGCTGGTGGCGCTGGTCGCGGTGCTGGTCTGGGGGACGCTGGCGTTCGCGTACACCGGGGGGTTGCGGACCTTGCGGGCGCGGTGGATGCGGGTGCCGGTGCTGACCACTGTGGACGCGGGTCTGCACCGTGACGACGGCCTGCTGGTGCGGACGCTGCCGACCGCGCGACGGCCGCTGCTGCTGGCGGTGCTCGGCGCGCTCGGCGCGGCGGGGACGCTGGTGTGGGCGCTGCTGGCGGTGCACGGCGGCGGGGACCTGCCGGTCTTCGTGCCGGTGCTCGCGCTGGTGCTGCTGCTGGGGGCCGCGCAGGCGTCGCGGGCGCCGCACGACGGGTCGCTGGACTGGCTGGTGCCGGCCGCGTTGCGGGCCGCCGAGTACCTGTTCGCCATCGCGGTCGGGGTGGCGGGCCGGGCCCCGGCCTGGCTGATCTTCGGGTACGTCCTGGTGCTCACGCTGCTGCACTACGACCTGACCGCGCGGCTGGAGAAGCGGCAGTCGGCGCCGCCGCTGCACGCGGCCACGCTGGGCTGGCCGGGGCGTTCGCTGCTGCTGGCAATCGGGCTGATCGCCGGATATGCGAGTATCGCTCTAGCTACAATCGGTGCGTACCTTCTCGTGGTTTTTGTCGCGAGCGTGGTCCTCGCCTGGGTGGTCCTGCCGGCCCGCGCCCGTGGGGGTGTGCGCTCGCCGGGCTGA
- a CDS encoding bifunctional glycosyltransferase/CDP-glycerol:glycerophosphate glycerophosphotransferase, whose translation MTLISFVVPAFKVQGYLRECLDSILGQPFGDIEVIGVDDASPDDSGEILAEYALRDPRVRPVRLAENVGLGPARNIGLDRAVGEYVWFVDGDDWLVPGCLPHVADRLRDTAPDVLIVDHVRAHWNNIGTRSAMRDVFPDPPGATTFTLRDRPETLKLLHTAWNRVVRREFLLERGLRFEPGWYEDVSFSYPALMAAGRIGVLDRICLNYRQRRTGAITKTRGDRHFEVFAQWHRVFGLMDRWHVTGLRPAVFERMIWHYLTVLGNGARIAPELRAPFFAQMHADYVRFLPPEGYPVPPGPEGLKHRLVAAGRWRTFSALREAHQAGETARRTARRARRRVTPVVRRTARRARDLALGEYYRAELHRPIDPTLAVYAAYWYRGYSCNPAAIYEAARRLAPQVRGVWIVRRDRVATLPPGVEYVVAGSREYHRVLARARWLVNNVNFPDFVRKRPGSVHVQTHHGTPVKVMGLDQQRYPVGAMGMNFAGLLRRVDRWDYSITSNSFSTQMWERAYPADYTTLEVGYPRNDRLALATAEDRGQVRAALGIAPDEYVVLYAPTHREHLPGWRPPFDPDRMLDVLGPRGRLLMRSHYFHDRERHPRGPAADGVLDVSAYDRVEDLYLAADVLVTDYSSAMFDYAVLDRPIVVYAPDWDAYRVARGVYFDLLAEPPGPVALDFPGLLDVFRSGAVDDEAAERARTAFRSRFCALDDGHAAERVVRRVFLGETP comes from the coding sequence GTGACCTTGATCAGCTTCGTCGTGCCGGCCTTCAAGGTGCAGGGCTACCTGCGGGAATGTCTCGACTCGATCCTCGGCCAGCCGTTCGGCGACATCGAGGTGATCGGTGTCGACGACGCCTCGCCGGACGACAGCGGCGAGATCCTGGCCGAGTACGCGCTGCGCGACCCCCGGGTCCGCCCGGTACGCCTCGCCGAGAACGTCGGGCTCGGTCCGGCCCGCAACATCGGGCTGGACCGGGCCGTCGGCGAGTACGTGTGGTTCGTCGACGGGGACGACTGGCTGGTGCCCGGCTGCCTGCCGCACGTCGCGGACCGGCTCCGCGACACCGCGCCGGACGTGCTGATCGTCGATCACGTCCGGGCGCACTGGAACAACATCGGCACCCGCAGCGCGATGCGTGACGTGTTCCCCGACCCGCCCGGCGCGACGACGTTCACGCTGCGGGACCGGCCGGAGACGCTGAAGCTGCTGCACACCGCGTGGAACCGGGTGGTGCGCCGGGAGTTCCTGCTCGAACGCGGGCTGCGTTTCGAGCCGGGCTGGTACGAGGACGTCTCGTTCAGCTATCCGGCGCTGATGGCGGCCGGGCGGATCGGCGTACTCGACCGGATCTGCCTGAACTACCGGCAGCGCCGCACCGGCGCGATCACGAAGACCCGGGGGGACCGGCACTTCGAGGTCTTCGCCCAGTGGCACCGCGTGTTCGGGCTGATGGACCGCTGGCACGTGACCGGGCTGCGACCGGCCGTCTTCGAGCGGATGATCTGGCACTACCTCACGGTGCTCGGCAACGGCGCCCGGATCGCGCCCGAGCTGCGGGCACCGTTCTTCGCCCAGATGCACGCCGACTACGTGCGGTTCCTGCCGCCCGAGGGCTACCCGGTCCCGCCCGGCCCGGAAGGGCTCAAGCACCGGCTGGTGGCGGCCGGGCGCTGGCGGACGTTCAGCGCGTTGCGCGAGGCGCACCAGGCGGGGGAGACGGCCCGGCGTACCGCGCGGCGGGCGCGGCGGCGAGTGACGCCGGTGGTGCGGCGTACCGCCCGGCGGGCCCGTGACCTGGCACTGGGCGAGTACTACCGGGCCGAGCTGCACCGGCCGATCGACCCGACGCTCGCGGTGTACGCGGCCTACTGGTACCGGGGCTACTCGTGCAACCCGGCGGCGATCTACGAGGCGGCCCGACGGCTCGCGCCGCAGGTGCGCGGCGTGTGGATCGTCCGCCGCGACCGGGTGGCCACGTTGCCGCCGGGCGTCGAGTACGTGGTGGCCGGCAGCCGCGAGTACCACCGCGTGCTGGCCCGCGCCCGCTGGCTCGTCAACAACGTCAACTTCCCGGACTTCGTCCGCAAGCGCCCCGGCTCGGTGCACGTGCAGACCCACCACGGCACGCCCGTGAAGGTGATGGGCCTGGACCAGCAGCGCTACCCGGTGGGCGCGATGGGGATGAACTTCGCCGGCCTGCTGCGCCGCGTCGACCGCTGGGACTACAGCATCACCTCGAACAGCTTCTCCACCCAGATGTGGGAGCGGGCGTACCCGGCGGACTACACCACGCTGGAGGTCGGCTACCCACGAAACGACCGGCTGGCGCTGGCCACCGCCGAGGACCGCGGCCAGGTCCGCGCCGCGCTGGGCATCGCACCCGACGAGTACGTGGTGCTCTACGCGCCGACGCACCGGGAGCACCTGCCCGGGTGGCGGCCGCCGTTCGACCCGGACCGGATGCTCGACGTGCTCGGGCCCCGGGGCCGGCTGCTGATGCGCAGCCACTACTTCCACGACCGGGAGCGGCACCCCCGGGGACCGGCCGCGGACGGCGTGCTGGACGTGAGCGCGTACGACCGGGTGGAGGACCTCTACCTGGCGGCGGACGTGCTGGTCACCGACTATTCCTCGGCGATGTTCGACTACGCGGTGCTGGACCGGCCGATAGTGGTCTACGCGCCGGACTGGGACGCCTACCGGGTCGCCCGGGGCGTCTACTTCGACCTCCTGGCCGAGCCGCCGGGGCCCGTCGCGCTGGACTTCCCCGGCCTGCTCGACGTGTTCCGTTCCGGCGCGGTCGACGACGAGGCGGCCGAGCGGGCCCGGACGGCGTTCCGGTCGCGGTTCTGCGCGCTCGACGACGGGCACGCCGCCGAGCGCGTGGTGCGCCGCGTGTTCCTCGGCGAAACGCCGTAA
- a CDS encoding ABC transporter ATP-binding protein, with translation MATVALKDVTKVFPDGTVAVDTINLDVNDGEFMVLLGPSGCGKSTVLRMVAGLEDPSSGAIMLGGELANDLPPRDRKIAMVFQDFALYPHMTVGDNIGFPLRLSGVEPGPRGERIQDVASALGIGDVLGRKPSQLSGGQRQRVAMGRAIVRRPGLFLMDEPLSNLDSGLRAELRAEISGLTRELGVTTIYVTHDQAEALTMADRVAIMRKGVLQDVGTPTQVYGRPATLYVAAFLGSPRMNLLEASVYVHLDRYVALNLGEQSLYLPWDDIRSRAVAHYHGERIVVGMRAEALTPVAPDTAGDVLHGRIRYLEHHGHESLAFLDIGATAIVVDEMGTPVEQAAPGQRGLRRFNQVMQRLTGRAAESSAPAPEAGGGAGNRTSVLPDPGRHHRRPAELAVRLAPYPQVSPGHPLAVQVRMDALHFFDERGDRIDVGWR, from the coding sequence GTGGCGACCGTCGCGCTCAAGGATGTCACCAAGGTGTTCCCGGACGGAACAGTCGCGGTCGACACCATCAATCTGGACGTCAACGACGGCGAGTTCATGGTGCTGCTCGGCCCGTCGGGCTGCGGGAAATCGACAGTGCTGCGCATGGTGGCCGGACTGGAGGATCCGTCCTCCGGCGCCATCATGCTCGGTGGTGAGCTGGCGAACGACCTGCCACCGCGGGACCGGAAGATCGCCATGGTCTTCCAGGACTTCGCGCTCTATCCGCACATGACGGTCGGCGACAACATCGGCTTCCCGCTGCGCCTGAGCGGCGTCGAGCCCGGCCCGCGCGGTGAGCGGATCCAGGACGTGGCGAGCGCGCTCGGCATCGGCGACGTGCTCGGGCGCAAGCCCAGCCAGCTCTCCGGTGGCCAGCGGCAGCGGGTCGCCATGGGGCGGGCGATAGTGCGCCGGCCCGGCCTGTTCCTCATGGACGAGCCACTTTCCAACCTGGACAGCGGGTTGCGCGCCGAGCTGCGGGCGGAGATCTCCGGCCTCACCCGCGAGCTGGGCGTCACCACCATCTACGTCACCCACGACCAGGCCGAGGCGCTCACCATGGCCGACCGCGTCGCCATCATGCGCAAGGGCGTGCTCCAGGACGTGGGCACCCCCACCCAGGTGTACGGCCGTCCCGCGACGCTCTACGTCGCCGCGTTCCTGGGCAGCCCCCGGATGAACCTGCTGGAGGCGTCGGTCTACGTCCACCTCGACCGGTACGTCGCGCTGAACCTCGGCGAGCAGTCGCTCTACCTGCCCTGGGACGACATCCGCAGCCGTGCGGTGGCGCACTACCACGGTGAGCGGATCGTGGTCGGCATGCGCGCCGAGGCGCTCACCCCGGTCGCCCCGGACACCGCCGGTGACGTGCTGCACGGGCGTATCCGCTACCTGGAGCACCACGGTCACGAGTCGCTCGCGTTCCTCGACATCGGCGCCACCGCGATCGTCGTCGACGAGATGGGCACGCCGGTCGAGCAGGCCGCACCGGGCCAGCGCGGCCTGCGCCGGTTCAACCAGGTGATGCAGCGGCTCACCGGCCGCGCGGCGGAGTCGTCGGCCCCGGCCCCGGAGGCCGGCGGGGGCGCCGGCAACCGCACGAGCGTGCTGCCCGACCCGGGCCGCCACCACCGTCGTCCGGCGGAACTGGCGGTACGGCTCGCGCCGTACCCGCAGGTGTCGCCCGGGCACCCGCTCGCCGTGCAGGTACGGATGGACGCGCTGCACTTCTTCGACGAGCGAGGCGACCGCATCGACGTCGGCTGGCGGTGA
- a CDS encoding helix-turn-helix domain-containing protein, giving the protein MIRVPLWELFAGELRRLRTDAGLTQEALGERVSYSASLVAAVEQCRRAPRAEFTERCDEVLNGGGLLVRIRDALMQEALMPWFREWVSIEQEATALRSYEPLVVPGLLQTEGYARALYEGAAQFVGEAVEQQVAARLARQAVLDGPTPPQFVVVLDHAALARPVGGPKVMREQLEHLIEMARRPRVHLHLVPETVGAYPGLNGAFVLATPADGDDLGYLDNPLHGTIVERTVDVNSLRQTWESIRAEAMPHGATLAAITEAAKRWS; this is encoded by the coding sequence ATGATCCGTGTGCCGTTGTGGGAACTGTTCGCCGGCGAGCTGCGCCGGTTACGCACCGATGCCGGGCTGACCCAGGAGGCGCTGGGTGAGCGGGTGAGCTATTCGGCGTCGCTGGTGGCGGCCGTCGAGCAGTGCCGCCGGGCGCCGCGCGCCGAGTTCACCGAGCGCTGCGACGAGGTGCTGAACGGCGGCGGCCTGCTGGTGCGGATCCGGGACGCGCTGATGCAGGAGGCGCTGATGCCGTGGTTCCGCGAGTGGGTGAGCATCGAGCAGGAGGCGACGGCGTTACGCAGTTACGAGCCACTCGTGGTGCCCGGATTGCTGCAGACCGAGGGGTACGCCCGAGCGCTCTACGAAGGGGCCGCGCAGTTCGTCGGCGAGGCGGTCGAACAGCAGGTGGCGGCCCGGCTGGCCCGGCAGGCGGTGCTGGACGGCCCCACGCCGCCGCAGTTCGTGGTGGTGCTCGACCACGCGGCGCTGGCTCGCCCGGTCGGCGGGCCGAAGGTGATGCGGGAGCAGTTGGAGCACCTGATCGAGATGGCACGGCGGCCCCGGGTGCACCTGCACCTGGTGCCGGAGACGGTCGGTGCCTATCCGGGGCTCAACGGTGCTTTCGTGCTCGCCACCCCGGCCGACGGCGACGATCTGGGCTATCTGGATAACCCGTTGCACGGCACAATCGTGGAGCGCACGGTGGACGTGAACTCACTGCGGCAGACGTGGGAGTCCATTCGCGCGGAGGCGATGCCGCACGGGGCGACTCTGGCGGCGATCACGGAGGCGGCGAAGCGATGGAGTTGA
- a CDS encoding DUF397 domain-containing protein yields MELTGATWRKSTRSSGNGGNCVEVADNLPGVVGVRDSKDRQGPALTFTPSSWAAFVAYAKRA; encoded by the coding sequence ATGGAGTTGACCGGCGCGACCTGGCGCAAGAGCACCCGCAGCAGCGGTAACGGCGGCAACTGCGTCGAGGTGGCGGACAACCTGCCCGGTGTGGTGGGGGTGCGGGACAGCAAGGACCGGCAGGGGCCGGCGCTGACGTTCACGCCGTCGAGCTGGGCGGCGTTCGTCGCGTACGCCAAACGGGCGTGA
- a CDS encoding aminoglycoside phosphotransferase family protein — MSDVPDLGPPPRRTAVGVEQVRRLVADQFPHLAALRIEPVAKGGWDNWTFHLGPELLVRLPSAAEYALAVDKEHLWLPALADRLPLPIPAPLAKGEPGAGYPYPWSIYRWLDGETAAVDRIADPVRFALDLAGFLSALQDVDAAGGPQPGVHNWFRGGTLRTYDKKVEHALVALDGRVDAALVREIWARAVGARWDGVDRWFHGDIASGNLLLAHGRLAAVIDFGTCGVGDPACDLAIAWTLLSVEGRAAFRERLSVDDATWARGRGWALWKTLSTYSRTVDDPEDAEESAEAQRVLGEISAD; from the coding sequence GTGAGTGACGTACCGGATCTCGGTCCCCCGCCACGACGCACCGCCGTCGGCGTGGAGCAGGTGCGTCGCCTGGTAGCCGACCAGTTCCCACACCTGGCCGCCCTCCGGATCGAACCGGTCGCCAAGGGCGGCTGGGACAACTGGACCTTCCACCTCGGCCCCGAGCTGCTGGTGCGCCTGCCCAGCGCTGCCGAGTACGCCCTGGCCGTCGACAAGGAACACCTGTGGCTCCCGGCCCTCGCCGATCGGCTGCCACTGCCCATCCCCGCACCGCTGGCGAAGGGCGAGCCGGGTGCGGGCTACCCGTATCCGTGGTCGATCTACCGCTGGCTCGACGGCGAGACCGCGGCCGTGGACCGGATCGCCGACCCGGTGCGGTTCGCCCTCGACCTGGCCGGATTCCTCTCGGCCCTGCAGGACGTCGACGCCGCCGGTGGTCCGCAGCCGGGCGTCCACAACTGGTTCCGGGGCGGCACGCTGCGCACGTACGACAAGAAGGTCGAGCATGCGCTCGTGGCGCTGGACGGCCGCGTCGATGCCGCGCTGGTACGCGAGATCTGGGCGCGGGCGGTCGGCGCCCGCTGGGACGGGGTGGATCGCTGGTTCCACGGCGACATCGCCTCGGGAAACCTGCTGCTCGCGCACGGCCGGCTGGCGGCCGTCATCGACTTCGGGACATGCGGCGTCGGTGACCCGGCCTGCGACCTGGCGATCGCCTGGACGTTGCTGAGCGTCGAGGGCCGGGCGGCATTCCGCGAGCGGCTGTCGGTGGACGACGCGACCTGGGCGCGCGGACGTGGCTGGGCGCTCTGGAAGACGCTGTCCACCTACTCCCGCACCGTCGACGACCCCGAGGACGCGGAGGAATCGGCCGAGGCGCAACGCGTTCTCGGGGAGATATCCGCCGACTAG